In a genomic window of Halococcus hamelinensis 100A6:
- the trpG gene encoding anthranilate synthase component II, which translates to MTGTTDSEATADRPRVLFVDNFDSFTYNLVEYVSEHADTHVVRNTASLDEIRAYDPDAIVVSPGPGHPENDRDVGVTLDVFRELGPEIPTLGVCLGLEAAVYAYGGSVGRAPEPVHGKAFAIDHDGNGVFAGLDQGFRAGRYHSLVATEIPDCFAVSARTDDLVMGIRHREYPIECVQFHPESVLTGVGHDIIRNFLAGVANRSDEPVIEG; encoded by the coding sequence ATGACCGGGACGACCGATTCGGAAGCCACCGCGGACCGCCCGCGGGTGCTGTTCGTCGACAACTTCGATTCGTTCACCTACAACCTCGTGGAGTACGTCAGCGAACACGCCGACACCCACGTCGTCCGGAACACCGCTTCGCTCGACGAGATACGTGCTTACGACCCCGACGCCATCGTGGTGAGCCCCGGTCCGGGCCACCCCGAGAACGACCGCGACGTGGGGGTGACCCTCGACGTCTTCCGCGAACTGGGTCCCGAGATCCCGACCCTCGGGGTCTGTCTCGGGCTCGAAGCCGCGGTCTACGCCTACGGCGGGTCGGTCGGGCGCGCGCCGGAACCCGTCCACGGCAAGGCGTTCGCCATCGATCACGACGGGAACGGCGTCTTCGCGGGGCTGGACCAGGGCTTCCGCGCGGGCCGATATCACTCGCTTGTCGCGACGGAGATCCCCGACTGTTTCGCCGTGAGCGCACGCACCGACGACCTCGTGATGGGGATCCGCCACCGCGAGTACCCCATCGAGTGCGTCCAGTTCCACCCCGAGAGCGTGCTGACTGGTGTGGGCCACGACATCATCCGGAACTTCCTGGCGGGTGTCGCGAATCGCTCCGACGAACCAGTCATCGAAGGCTGA
- a CDS encoding adenosylcobalamin-dependent ribonucleoside-diphosphate reductase yields MSRANSADEVNLPVKRVDGETLQERLTANAYDNILPARYLRKDADGELVESQEDLFERVAKNVALAEAVFEADARDVDITVRPDQLKPDHPRRDELASEVFGTGTTADSEAETALSAYNVNKFAYDTIVPDLPEGIRSHVEETAESFRDSMEHLSFMPNSPTLMNAGDELQQLSACFVDSPGDDIDDIHETAKEAAQVFQSGGGMGYAFWKLRPYGDAVGSTGGIASGPITFMRTYDQMCETIAQGGARRGAQMGVMRVSHPDVIQFIHAKNKDVSLAHSLRLNDPDDFTHTQFVDALEEARELIDEEGRVPKHLRNAVEGHLSNFNISVGVTDDFMDALKEGGEFTFTNPRTEEPHVATPETKELYECYDLGEHVEVGEVLSIPAEALWEHIVDGAYQNGEPGVIYLERVNKEHSFDVEEHPDHEILATNPCGEQPLEEYEACNLGHINLSTLAASDAPDWRVWSAEHEAEYDSHEAAMDAYLEEAIDFEEFDRRIELGTRFLENVVTMSDFPVAKIEQKVREMRKIGLGVMGLAQLYIQLGVRYGSAEGNEVARQLMTHINHGSKAASHDLAEVRGSFDDWADSKYANPTEYREWFEAQTGESADDWADGFPMRNHNTTTIAPTGTTSMVGNTTGGCEPIYNVAYYKNVSDDVQGDEMLVEFDDYFLRVLEANDIDVDAVKREAQDQMSSNEFDGVEGLDSVPDAIGELFVVTADLTGKQHAAVQCACQAGVDSAISKTCNFPNSASKEDMDEVYRYIYDNGGKGVTVYRDGTRSKQVLTTRADNAEFADEDEAAAVIAEQIEEVFGGLSEFLDNEDVRAALDADLDGLAEPAYAEKQPRPDVLHGVTQRIDTGYGKLYVNINEDNQGRAFELFANIGHSGGFTNSFTEALAKVISTALRSGVDPVEIADELNGTRSPKVAWDKGEQIQSIPDAIGTAMRRYLDGEIEQAYPKQANLDEIADESAASGAEPDGGVATQEGSADRGRTKSDAQKLIDNGESPECPSCGSFTLYYSEGCKTCESCGWSEC; encoded by the coding sequence GTGAGCCGCGCGAACTCCGCCGACGAGGTCAACCTCCCCGTCAAGCGCGTCGACGGCGAGACGCTTCAGGAGCGGCTCACCGCGAACGCCTACGACAACATCCTGCCGGCGCGCTATCTCCGGAAGGACGCCGACGGCGAGCTCGTCGAGAGCCAGGAGGACCTCTTCGAGCGCGTCGCGAAGAACGTCGCGCTCGCGGAGGCGGTCTTCGAGGCCGACGCGCGCGACGTCGATATTACTGTGCGGCCCGACCAGTTGAAACCGGACCACCCGCGCCGCGACGAGCTCGCGAGCGAGGTCTTCGGCACGGGCACGACCGCCGACTCCGAGGCCGAGACGGCGCTGTCGGCCTACAACGTCAACAAGTTCGCCTACGACACCATCGTTCCCGACCTCCCCGAGGGGATTCGAAGTCACGTCGAGGAGACGGCCGAATCGTTCCGGGACTCAATGGAACACCTCTCGTTCATGCCGAACTCGCCGACGCTGATGAACGCCGGCGACGAACTCCAGCAGCTTTCCGCCTGCTTCGTCGACTCGCCGGGCGACGACATCGACGACATCCACGAGACGGCCAAAGAGGCCGCCCAGGTCTTCCAGTCGGGCGGCGGGATGGGCTACGCGTTCTGGAAGCTCCGGCCCTACGGCGACGCGGTGGGGAGCACGGGCGGGATCGCCTCCGGCCCGATCACCTTCATGCGGACCTACGACCAGATGTGCGAGACCATCGCGCAGGGCGGCGCACGCCGCGGCGCGCAGATGGGCGTCATGCGCGTCTCCCACCCGGACGTCATCCAGTTCATCCACGCGAAAAACAAGGACGTCTCGCTCGCGCACTCCCTGCGGCTCAACGACCCCGACGACTTCACCCACACCCAGTTCGTCGACGCGCTCGAAGAGGCCCGCGAACTCATCGACGAGGAGGGGAGAGTCCCGAAACACCTCCGGAACGCCGTCGAGGGCCACCTCTCGAACTTCAACATCTCCGTGGGTGTCACCGACGACTTCATGGACGCGCTGAAGGAGGGCGGCGAGTTCACGTTCACGAACCCCCGAACCGAGGAACCCCACGTCGCCACGCCCGAGACGAAGGAGCTCTACGAGTGCTACGACCTCGGCGAGCACGTCGAGGTCGGCGAGGTCCTCTCGATCCCCGCCGAGGCGCTCTGGGAGCACATCGTCGACGGGGCCTACCAGAACGGCGAACCCGGCGTGATCTACCTCGAACGCGTCAACAAGGAGCACTCGTTCGACGTCGAGGAGCATCCCGACCACGAGATCCTCGCGACGAACCCGTGTGGGGAGCAGCCCCTCGAAGAGTACGAGGCCTGCAACCTCGGCCACATCAACCTCTCGACGCTCGCCGCGAGCGACGCGCCCGACTGGCGGGTCTGGTCGGCCGAGCACGAGGCCGAGTACGACTCCCACGAGGCCGCGATGGACGCCTATCTGGAGGAAGCCATCGACTTCGAGGAGTTCGATCGCCGCATCGAATTGGGTACTCGCTTCCTCGAGAACGTCGTCACGATGAGCGACTTCCCGGTGGCGAAGATCGAACAGAAGGTCCGCGAGATGCGGAAGATCGGGCTCGGCGTCATGGGCCTCGCCCAGCTCTACATCCAGTTGGGGGTGCGCTACGGCTCCGCGGAGGGCAACGAGGTCGCCCGCCAGCTCATGACCCACATCAACCACGGCTCGAAGGCCGCCTCCCACGACCTCGCCGAAGTTCGTGGAAGCTTCGACGACTGGGCGGACTCGAAGTACGCGAACCCCACCGAGTACCGCGAGTGGTTCGAGGCTCAAACTGGGGAGTCGGCCGACGACTGGGCCGACGGGTTCCCGATGCGCAACCACAACACGACGACCATCGCGCCGACGGGCACCACGAGCATGGTCGGCAACACCACCGGCGGTTGTGAGCCCATCTACAACGTCGCCTACTACAAGAACGTCTCCGACGACGTCCAGGGCGACGAGATGCTCGTCGAGTTCGACGACTACTTCCTCCGTGTCCTAGAGGCCAACGACATCGACGTCGACGCGGTGAAACGAGAGGCCCAGGACCAGATGAGTAGCAACGAATTCGACGGCGTCGAGGGGCTCGATTCGGTGCCGGACGCCATCGGCGAGCTGTTCGTCGTGACCGCGGACCTCACCGGGAAACAGCACGCGGCGGTCCAGTGTGCCTGTCAGGCCGGTGTGGACTCGGCCATCTCGAAGACCTGTAACTTCCCGAACAGCGCCTCGAAGGAGGACATGGACGAGGTCTATCGCTACATCTACGACAACGGCGGGAAGGGCGTCACCGTCTACCGCGACGGCACGCGTTCGAAGCAGGTCCTCACGACCCGTGCGGACAACGCCGAGTTCGCCGACGAGGACGAGGCGGCGGCGGTCATCGCCGAACAGATCGAGGAGGTCTTCGGCGGCCTCTCCGAGTTCCTCGACAACGAGGACGTCCGGGCGGCGCTCGACGCCGACCTCGACGGGCTCGCCGAGCCCGCCTACGCCGAGAAGCAGCCCCGGCCCGACGTGCTCCACGGCGTGACCCAGCGCATCGACACGGGCTACGGCAAGCTCTACGTCAACATCAACGAGGACAACCAGGGACGGGCGTTCGAGCTCTTCGCCAACATCGGCCACTCCGGCGGGTTCACCAACTCGTTCACCGAGGCGCTCGCGAAGGTCATCTCGACCGCGCTCCGGTCGGGCGTCGACCCGGTCGAGATCGCCGACGAACTCAACGGCACGCGAAGTCCGAAGGTCGCCTGGGACAAGGGCGAGCAGATCCAGTCGATCCCGGACGCCATCGGCACCGCGATGCGGCGCTACCTCGACGGCGAGATCGAGCAGGCCTACCCCAAGCAGGCGAACCTCGACGAGATCGCCGACGAGAGCGCGGCGAGCGGTGCGGAACCCGACGGCGGGGTCGCGACCCAGGAGGGCTCCGCGGACCGGGGCCGAACCAAATCGGACGCCCAGAAACTCATCGACAACGGCGAGAGCCCCGAGTGTCCGAGCTGTGGCTCGTTCACGCTCTACTACTCCGAGGGCTGCAAGACGTGCGAGTCCTGCGGCTGGTCGGAGTGCTGA
- the trpE gene encoding anthranilate synthase component I: MSSPLDLDRDRFVELARDADGPVVVHTTAALDGDTEPLAAYAALADAVGAEYTFLLESAEKVASSDPDGAFAPAPEDRHARYSFVGYDPAAAVTVDPTGTDVETFDSRYDDLLDAGTGDTLDRLRDALPDVDLVNFPDSDRQQLEGGLVGFLAYDAVYDLHLDEVGLDRPDSTVPDAQFVLTTKTVAFDHAADEVSLVFTPLLRPGDDPSAVYDDLVSEVERVTAALSNGDPTFGGFEREDERAGSREAYEEAVRRAKEHVLDGDSYQVVLSRTRELVGEVDPRGLYAALRDVNPSPYMYLLEYGGRSVVGSSPETLVSVRENEVVSNPLAGTCQRGESPVEDRRLAGELLADEKERAEHTMLVDLARNDVRRVSEPTTVRVRDFMSVLKYSHVQHIESTVTGRLAADRDAFDATRATFPMGTLSGAPKVRAMEIIDALEPSHRGLYGGGVGYFSWDGDADVAIVIRTALVDHGSERRDTHPRALDRIVVQAGAGIVADSDPASEYEETERKMGGVLAALERIERPSDEPSIPEAGR; encoded by the coding sequence CGCTGGCGGCCTACGCGGCGCTCGCCGACGCCGTCGGTGCCGAGTACACCTTCCTGCTGGAGAGCGCCGAGAAGGTCGCCTCCAGCGACCCCGACGGCGCGTTCGCCCCCGCCCCCGAGGACCGCCACGCGCGCTACTCGTTCGTGGGCTACGACCCCGCGGCCGCCGTCACGGTCGATCCGACCGGAACCGACGTCGAGACCTTCGATTCGCGCTACGACGACCTGCTCGACGCCGGCACGGGCGACACCCTCGACCGCCTCCGCGACGCGCTCCCCGACGTCGACCTCGTGAACTTCCCGGACAGCGACCGCCAGCAGTTAGAGGGCGGGCTCGTCGGCTTCCTCGCCTACGACGCCGTCTACGACCTCCACCTCGACGAGGTGGGGCTCGACCGCCCCGACTCGACCGTCCCCGACGCCCAGTTCGTGCTCACGACGAAGACCGTGGCGTTCGACCACGCCGCCGACGAGGTCTCGCTGGTGTTCACGCCCCTCCTCCGGCCCGGCGACGACCCCAGTGCGGTCTACGACGACCTCGTGAGCGAGGTCGAGCGGGTGACCGCAGCGCTTTCGAACGGCGACCCCACGTTCGGCGGGTTCGAACGCGAGGACGAACGCGCCGGGTCGCGCGAGGCCTACGAGGAGGCGGTCCGGCGCGCGAAGGAGCACGTCCTGGACGGCGACAGCTACCAGGTCGTGCTCTCGCGCACCCGTGAACTCGTCGGCGAGGTCGATCCCCGTGGGCTCTACGCCGCGCTCCGGGACGTGAACCCGTCGCCCTACATGTACCTCCTCGAATACGGCGGGCGCTCGGTCGTGGGTTCGAGCCCCGAGACGCTGGTCTCGGTTCGCGAGAACGAGGTCGTCTCGAATCCGCTCGCGGGGACCTGCCAGCGGGGCGAGAGCCCGGTCGAGGACCGCCGACTCGCGGGTGAACTCCTGGCCGACGAGAAGGAACGCGCCGAGCACACGATGCTGGTGGACCTCGCGCGCAACGACGTCCGCCGCGTGAGCGAACCCACCACCGTCCGGGTCCGGGACTTCATGAGCGTGCTGAAGTACTCGCACGTCCAGCACATCGAGTCCACGGTCACGGGTCGATTGGCCGCGGACCGCGACGCCTTCGACGCGACGCGCGCGACCTTCCCGATGGGGACGCTCTCGGGCGCGCCGAAGGTCCGCGCGATGGAGATCATCGACGCCCTCGAACCCAGCCACCGTGGCCTCTACGGCGGCGGCGTGGGTTACTTCTCGTGGGACGGCGACGCCGACGTGGCGATCGTGATCCGCACGGCCCTCGTCGACCACGGGAGCGAACGACGCGACACGCACCCACGCGCGCTCGACCGAATCGTGGTGCAGGCGGGCGCGGGCATCGTCGCGGACTCCGACCCCGCGAGCGAGTACGAGGAGACCGAGCGCAAGATGGGCGGGGTGCTCGCCGCGCTCGAACGCATCGAGCGCCCATCGGACGAACCCTCCATCCCGGAGGCGGGCCGATGA